TACTAAAAAAATGAAAAGAGGAATACTTTTATTGTTTGTAGGGCTCTTTACCTTAAGCCTTAGTGCCCAAGAAAAGACAGCGAAGATTGAATTCAAGAACGAAACCATTGACTACGGCGAAATTGAAAAAGGAAGTGATGGTGTCCGCGTGTTTGAATTTACCAACAACGGTGATGCCCCGTTGGTCATTAGCGATGTGAAGTCCAGCTGTGGATGTACCATTCCCAAAAAACCCGAAGAACCTATTATGCCAGGAAAAACCGGGGAGATTCAAGTTAAATATGATACCAATCGTGTAGGCCCCATCCGCAAAGCGATAACCGTAATTTCCAACGCGGATACGCCAACAAAAGTTTTAAAAATAAAAGGGACCGTTAAATCCGAAGGGGCGAAATAGTTTCCTTAACAAATTGACTTTAAAAAAGCCTTGATTTGATTATCAGGGCTTTTTTGTTTTGAACAGATCTTTCAATACAAAGGAGTAAAGAATATCCCTATTGTAACGTTCAATAAGTACACGTACCCTTTTTCCTTCCCGTTGGTTCAACATTTGCAGTATTTCCTGGAGCTTATAGTTGTGTATTCTTTTACCGTTTACGGCCAAAATAACATCACCTTCCTTTAATCCCGCTTCCGCCGCAGGACTCCCTGCGCGAATACTGGAGACCACGATTTCGGGAACCAGGCTTAATCGTGTGCTGTTTCCAAGAATGATCTGTACGTTTCCAAGTGAATTCTTACTATGTTCGGTTTTGACCACACCCCTGGGATCGGTAATACTTTCCGAGATATAACGTACGCCATTATGCTGGAGGTCTATCCCTGCCAGATTGTACTGAAAAGGCGCATTGAAATTGGAATTTTTGCTCAGGGACAACTTATTGTTGGGATAATCAAATATAATGTTGAAGCGCTTTAGGACCTCTCCACCAACACTACCGTTTCTGTTCCCTAAATTCTTAATGGCATAAAAAGACTCCTTATAAGGGAAGGCCACCTTGGCTTCATTGAACTGAAAGCTACCAATACGCATACCTTTAAGTTTGGTACGCTTTCCAAAAATATTACCATTTAATCCCTTGCCCAGAAAATCCTCATAATTCTGATTGGGAATTTCCAACCCTTTTTCGGGATCATGGAACAACCAAAGGGCATCACTACTTCCGGTGTCCACCAATAATTTTACAGGTATTTCGGTATCATCCTCACGTGTTATTGCGCCATCTACAAATGCTTTTTTTCCATCTACTATCAATGGGATGGTTTCAATTTTTTTGGAGTCCTTGTATTGGTAATCCTCAGGATTGTACAACTTCAAATGTCGTTTTGCATAATTGACCTCAACCACGAAATCCTTAAAAACATCGTACCCAATAATACCGTGGATGGGAATGCCCAATGAGGTCGAAAAATTCAAATCCTTGTCAAGCACCACATAGAGCATTTGATTATGGGAGACGGCACCACCGACTTTAAACTTATTTCTAGTGGACTTAAGGGCTTCGATAGGTTCCCCATCACCCAAGCCCCTCAACAAGATTTGGGAAACTTGGTTGACCTGTATGGAATCTTGGGAGGTAAGGTTGAAAAGAATGGGACTGCTGACCCCCGTATCCAAAATGAATTTCAGTTTTGAACCGTTCAATTCCACTGGGACCACCATCAGGTTATTGATCAATTCAAACTTTACTTTTTCAAACTTTTTTTTGTTCGTGATATGGAAACGTTGGCCAAAACCAAACGAGGAAATCGCAAGGGCAAGAAGGAGCAAATATCGTATCTGTTTATTCAAACTGTTAGTTTAGAGATGATTGACTTTCTTAAAGATAGTGAATAATTCGTGTGAATCCCATCAGTTTAACATTCGCTTTAGAGGTAGATTACCCATTGGTTGGGTTGTTTTCTATGGCTACTTTCACCATTTTTGTCAAAAATAGTTTCCATGCCAAAGATTTCCTCGAAAGGTCAAAACATGCCCGCATCGCCCATAAGAAAGCTGGTTCCCTATGCTGAAGCAGCCAAAAAAAGGGGCATTAAGGTAATCCATTTAAACATTGGACAACCGGACATCAAAACCCCAAGAGCAGCCTTGGACGCGGTTAAGAATATGGATATAGAGGTATTGGCCTATAGCCGTACGGAGGGTTCGGAAGCATACCGTGATAAAATTGCCGACTATTATGCCAAACACGGAATCCACATATCCGCTTCCGAAATTATTGTGACCACAGGTGGTTCAGAAGCACTGTCCTTTACCATGGGAACCATTTTGGACAATGGGGATGAAATCATAATTCCAGAACCTTTCTACGCCAATTATAATGGTTTTGCCCAGGCAAATGGGGTGAATGTAGTTCCCATCGCTTCTTCAATAGCATCCAATTTTGCGCTTCCGCCCATTTCAGAATTCGAAAAGAGTATTACGCCACGCACCAAGGCCATTCTAATTTGTAATCCAGGAAATCCAACGGGATATCTTTATACCCATCATGAAATAGCACAATTGGCTAAATTGGTCAAAAAACATGATTTGTTTTTGGTTGCCGACGAAGTATATCGGGAATTCGCTTATGATGATAAACAGCACCATTCCATACTTAGGGAACCAGGATTGGAACAACATGCCATAGTGGTGGATTCCGTCTCAAAAAGGTATAGCATGTGTGGGGCACGTATTGGTTGTGTCGTTTCAAAAAATCCATCGGTCATTGAATCCGTGCTGAAGTTTGCCCAAGCAAGACTGTCCCCTCCCACCCTGGCACAAATTGCCAGTGAGGCCGCCTTGGGCACCCCCCAGTCCTATTTCGATGAGGTAAAACAGGAATACGTTTCCAGAAGGGATGTCCTGGTCTCCGAACTGGAAAAGATAGCTGGCATAAAAATAGCCAGGCCCAGCGGTGCCTTTTACTGTGTTGCCGAGCTTCCCATAGCGGATGCCGACCATTTTGCCCAATGGCTTCTGGAAGAATTTGAAATTGAGGGGGAAACCGTCATGGTGGCCCCGGCCGGAGGTTTTTATGCTACCCCGGAACTTGGAAAAAATCAGATTAGAATTGCCTACGTATTGAAAAACGAAGTCCTAAAACGTGCTGTACATATTCTTAAGGAAGGCTTGAAACAATACGCTGAAAGTGGAAATTAAAGACAATATTTCACTTAAACCCTACAATACTTTTGGTATTGATGTTATTGCCAAACATTTTGTGGAAGTCACTGGTTTGGCACAACTTCAAAGACTTCTGCAACTTTCTGCCTATCCCGACAAATTTATCATTAGCGGTGGTAGCAATATGTTGCTCACCAAGGACATTGAGGCACTTGTCATGCATATCAATCTTAAAGGGATACGTATTGTTGAAGAGGACCAGGAAACGGTAACCATAAAAATAATGGCAGGCGAAAATTGGCACGATCTGGTCCTTTGGACCTTGGACCATGACTATGGAGGCCTGGAAAACCTGTCATTGATTCCGGGCAATACGGGTACCGCACCAATCCAGAACATAGGCGCTTATGGCGTGGAATTAAAGGACGTGTTCGTAGGATGCGAGGCCATGAACGTTCAAAATCAGGAACTGCAGGCGTTTTCCAAAGAGGATTGCCAGTTTGGGTATCGCGATTCCATCTTTAAAAACAAGGCAAAAGGGAAGTACATCATTACTTCGGTCATGTTAAAATTGACCAAGGCAAATCATAAGTTGCATACCTTTTATGGTGCCATTGAGGATGAGCTTAAACAAATGAACGTAGTAACACCGACCATTAGGGACATTTCCAACGCAGTGGTTTCCATACGCAGCAAAAAGCTTCCAGATCCCAAAGAAATAGGAAATAGTGGAAGTTTCTTCAAAAACCCTGTAGTTTCAAAAAAGACCTTTGAAAAGCTTCAAAAAAAACATCCAAATGTCCCATTCTATAAAATGGATGACGACACCTACAAAATCCCTACAGGTTGGCTCATTGAGCAATGTGGATTTAAAGGAAAACGCTTTGGTGACGCAGGAGTTCATGAAAAACAGGCTTTGGTATTGGTAAACTATGGAAATGCCAGAGGAGTGGAAATTCTGGAGCTGGCCGAAAAAGTTCAAAAAACCGTGGCAACAAAATTTGGTATACGGTTATTTCCAGAAGTGAATATCATAAAATAACCCCGGTCTCAAAGTTGAAAACCGGGGTTATACCAAACCAAACTAACCAAACTTATTTATGTTGTAAACTTAACTTCAATCTTGAAGGCTTCCGTTATAATCAATTTTATACTTTAGCGTTATTGGATATACGGACAAAATGATGATTTGGATTTTTCCAATAACATTTTCCCTGGACTGACATCCAAATTATGAGCACACTACTTGAAAAACATATTGTGGAATTACTGCAGGAACGGAATGAAAAGGCCATTTCCCTGCTCTATGACAATTATGCGGACACCCTTTATGGAGTTGCCTATAAAGTGGTAAAGGACGAAGATTTGGCACAGGATGTAGTTCAGGAAAGCTTTGTAAAGATTTGGAAAAAGTCGGATTCGTATGATTCCACCAAGGCCAAATTGTTCACATGGCTATTTCGAATCACCAGAAATACGGCGATTGATAAATTAAGAAGCATCAACACAAAATCCGATAAGGAAATCCAAATGGATGTTTCTGACGTATATAATCTAGGTGAGCAGAGCATTAGGCCAGAGTTTATAGACGTAAAGAAAAACTTGGGCAGGCTGGAACCTAAATATAGGATTGTCCTGGAGGCCCTTTTTTTTGAGGGTATGACCCAACAAGAGGCCAGTGACGAGTTGGACATTCCTTTGGGGACCATAAAATCGAGACTTAAGATAGGACTTCGCGAAATGCGAAAGATTTATGGAACGATTGCGCTACTGCTGGCTTTAAATTTAATGGTATGAAGGAAAAAATACGCATATTTTTAGATAGTGACCTTTTGGAGAAATATCTACTTGGGGACACTTCCACGGAGGAAACACTTCAGGTGGAGCGTTACATAGCCATGTATCCCGAGGTCCGGGATTCCTATAATGAGTTGCAGGAAAACTTGGAATCTTTTGCAAAATTGCACGCCCTAAAGGCCCCTGAGGGCCTAAAAGAGCTTATTTTAGGTAAAATACGTCAAGAAAAACGCAAGGGCAGTAAGTTTTATAGATATGCCATCGCCGCAAGTATCGCTGCATTGATTTTTGCCGGTTCGTCCTATTTCTTCTATAACCAAAATCTGGACCTTCAGGAGAGAAACTCCATTGTGAACAATAAAATAAAGGATTTGGAGATGGATATGAAGGTGCAGTTGGAGGACTTAAGAAACCAATATATTGTGCTCAACAACCCCAATACCAAAAAGTTTACGGTCAATGGGAACAAAAAAGCAAAGGAATTAAAGGCAATAACCTACATAAATCCCGTAAAAAAGCTTTCCTATATCAATGTTAGCAATTTACCGCAACTGCCAGAGGATCAATGCTTCCAAATGTGGGCCGAGGTGAACGGGGAGTTGGTCAACCTTGGGGTTATCAAAAACTTTGAGAACAAGGAAAAGTTATTGGCACTTCCCTATGCGGATAAAGCTATTGGATATATAACCATTGAACCCAAGGGCGGTAACGACACCCCTACTGTTAAAAATATTGTGGCCAATATCACGTATTGATAGGCTAAAGAAGTCTTAATTACCTACGCACTTCTTTGGTCGTTTTGTACCTTTGTCCAAATTTTAGCGATGAAATTAGTACTGCTTACCGTGGGGCTATTGGCCCTGGCATTTTCTGGGATAGCTATAAAGATATGGTCAAAAAGGGACGGAAGGTTCGCGGGTACCTGTGCGAGCCAAAGCCCTTTCCTTAACAAAGAAGGGGAAGCATGCGGTTTTTGCGGAAAGCTTCCAGACGAACAGGACTGCAAAAAGGACACAGTCGTTCAAAACTAAAATCTTGGATGTAAGTCACAATTCATTTGAACAAACCGGTTGATTTACTAGAAACCATTGCCAAGGCAAAATCGGGCAACCAGATTGCCTTTAGCCAACTTTTGGACCGCTTTTGGAACGATGTTTATGGATTTCAGTTATTGAGGACCAAAAACGAAAATGATGCCGAGGATATTTCAATACAGACCTTTGCCAAGGCCTTTGATAAGATACATACCTATGACGATACCTATGAATTCAGCACTTGGCTCATTACCATTTCAAAAAACATTCATGTCGATTTAATCCGAAAAAGAAAGAGAAATATTCTGGATGGCAAGGAATTGCATAAATCTGAAGAAATCAATTCGGTTCTGGATGAAACCCCTACTGTGGAAGATGCATTGATCATAGAGCAAAATTTAGCCTCCCTGCTCTCGGACATCAAAAAGTTAAAGCCCAACTACCAAAAGGTCATTAACCTGCGTTATTTCAATGAAATGACCTATGCGGAAATCGCCAATGAACTGGGAGAGCCCATAAACAATGTTAAAGTAAAGCTTTTAAGGGCCAAGAAACTCCTGGCGGCCATCATCGCCAATAAGAAGCATCGGGAAAACTGACCTAAGAATACCATTTTGTATATTTGTAAGCTAAAAAAATGTTATGTCTCAAGCCGTAGCCGAACATGTTATTCCCCAGAGTAAAAGCAAGCCAAAATGGCTAAGGGTAAAGCTTCCAACAGGTAAAAAATATACCCAGTTGAGGGGTTTGGTGGATAAATATGACCTCCATACCATATGCACTTCGGGCAGTTGTCCCAACATGGGCGAATGCTGGGGTGAGGGTACGGCCACTTTTATGATTCTGGGGAACATCTGTACGCGTTCCTGTGGTTTTTGTGGGGTAAAGACGGGAAGACCGGAAAGTGTGGATTGGGAAGAACCGGAAAAAGTGGCCCGTTCCATAAAGATCATGCAAATTAAACATGCCGTACTTACCTCCGTGGACCGGGATGATCTTAAGGATATGGGTTCCATTATTTGGTCGGAGACGGTAAAAGCCGTCCGAAGGATGAACCCCGAAACCACACTGGAGACCTTAATTCCCGATTTCCAAGGAATAAAAACCCATTTAGATCGAATTTTGGACGTAGCACCAGAGGTGATTTCCCATAATATGGAAACGGTAAAACGATTGACCCGTGAAGTTCGCATCCAGGCAAAATATGAAAGAAGTCTTGATGTCCTCAAATACCTGAAGGAACACGGGGCAAAACGCACCAAATCCGGTATCATGCTGGGATTGGGGGAAATGGAGGAAGAGG
The sequence above is a segment of the Muricauda sp. SCSIO 64092 genome. Coding sequences within it:
- a CDS encoding DUF1573 domain-containing protein, encoding MKRGILLLFVGLFTLSLSAQEKTAKIEFKNETIDYGEIEKGSDGVRVFEFTNNGDAPLVISDVKSSCGCTIPKKPEEPIMPGKTGEIQVKYDTNRVGPIRKAITVISNADTPTKVLKIKGTVKSEGAK
- a CDS encoding aspartyl protease family protein → MNKQIRYLLLLALAISSFGFGQRFHITNKKKFEKVKFELINNLMVVPVELNGSKLKFILDTGVSSPILFNLTSQDSIQVNQVSQILLRGLGDGEPIEALKSTRNKFKVGGAVSHNQMLYVVLDKDLNFSTSLGIPIHGIIGYDVFKDFVVEVNYAKRHLKLYNPEDYQYKDSKKIETIPLIVDGKKAFVDGAITREDDTEIPVKLLVDTGSSDALWLFHDPEKGLEIPNQNYEDFLGKGLNGNIFGKRTKLKGMRIGSFQFNEAKVAFPYKESFYAIKNLGNRNGSVGGEVLKRFNIIFDYPNNKLSLSKNSNFNAPFQYNLAGIDLQHNGVRYISESITDPRGVVKTEHSKNSLGNVQIILGNSTRLSLVPEIVVSSIRAGSPAAEAGLKEGDVILAVNGKRIHNYKLQEILQMLNQREGKRVRVLIERYNRDILYSFVLKDLFKTKKP
- a CDS encoding pyridoxal phosphate-dependent aminotransferase, with the translated sequence MPKISSKGQNMPASPIRKLVPYAEAAKKRGIKVIHLNIGQPDIKTPRAALDAVKNMDIEVLAYSRTEGSEAYRDKIADYYAKHGIHISASEIIVTTGGSEALSFTMGTILDNGDEIIIPEPFYANYNGFAQANGVNVVPIASSIASNFALPPISEFEKSITPRTKAILICNPGNPTGYLYTHHEIAQLAKLVKKHDLFLVADEVYREFAYDDKQHHSILREPGLEQHAIVVDSVSKRYSMCGARIGCVVSKNPSVIESVLKFAQARLSPPTLAQIASEAALGTPQSYFDEVKQEYVSRRDVLVSELEKIAGIKIARPSGAFYCVAELPIADADHFAQWLLEEFEIEGETVMVAPAGGFYATPELGKNQIRIAYVLKNEVLKRAVHILKEGLKQYAESGN
- the murB gene encoding UDP-N-acetylmuramate dehydrogenase, which gives rise to MEIKDNISLKPYNTFGIDVIAKHFVEVTGLAQLQRLLQLSAYPDKFIISGGSNMLLTKDIEALVMHINLKGIRIVEEDQETVTIKIMAGENWHDLVLWTLDHDYGGLENLSLIPGNTGTAPIQNIGAYGVELKDVFVGCEAMNVQNQELQAFSKEDCQFGYRDSIFKNKAKGKYIITSVMLKLTKANHKLHTFYGAIEDELKQMNVVTPTIRDISNAVVSIRSKKLPDPKEIGNSGSFFKNPVVSKKTFEKLQKKHPNVPFYKMDDDTYKIPTGWLIEQCGFKGKRFGDAGVHEKQALVLVNYGNARGVEILELAEKVQKTVATKFGIRLFPEVNIIK
- a CDS encoding RNA polymerase sigma factor produces the protein MSTLLEKHIVELLQERNEKAISLLYDNYADTLYGVAYKVVKDEDLAQDVVQESFVKIWKKSDSYDSTKAKLFTWLFRITRNTAIDKLRSINTKSDKEIQMDVSDVYNLGEQSIRPEFIDVKKNLGRLEPKYRIVLEALFFEGMTQQEASDELDIPLGTIKSRLKIGLREMRKIYGTIALLLALNLMV
- a CDS encoding anti-sigma factor domain-containing protein, encoding MKEKIRIFLDSDLLEKYLLGDTSTEETLQVERYIAMYPEVRDSYNELQENLESFAKLHALKAPEGLKELILGKIRQEKRKGSKFYRYAIAASIAALIFAGSSYFFYNQNLDLQERNSIVNNKIKDLEMDMKVQLEDLRNQYIVLNNPNTKKFTVNGNKKAKELKAITYINPVKKLSYINVSNLPQLPEDQCFQMWAEVNGELVNLGVIKNFENKEKLLALPYADKAIGYITIEPKGGNDTPTVKNIVANITY
- a CDS encoding membrane or secreted protein; translation: MKLVLLTVGLLALAFSGIAIKIWSKRDGRFAGTCASQSPFLNKEGEACGFCGKLPDEQDCKKDTVVQN
- a CDS encoding RNA polymerase sigma factor → MNKPVDLLETIAKAKSGNQIAFSQLLDRFWNDVYGFQLLRTKNENDAEDISIQTFAKAFDKIHTYDDTYEFSTWLITISKNIHVDLIRKRKRNILDGKELHKSEEINSVLDETPTVEDALIIEQNLASLLSDIKKLKPNYQKVINLRYFNEMTYAEIANELGEPINNVKVKLLRAKKLLAAIIANKKHREN
- the lipA gene encoding lipoyl synthase; amino-acid sequence: MSQAVAEHVIPQSKSKPKWLRVKLPTGKKYTQLRGLVDKYDLHTICTSGSCPNMGECWGEGTATFMILGNICTRSCGFCGVKTGRPESVDWEEPEKVARSIKIMQIKHAVLTSVDRDDLKDMGSIIWSETVKAVRRMNPETTLETLIPDFQGIKTHLDRILDVAPEVISHNMETVKRLTREVRIQAKYERSLDVLKYLKEHGAKRTKSGIMLGLGEMEEEVLETMEDLRKANVDIVTIGQYLQPSKKHLPVKEFILPEQFQKYREIGLKMGFRHVESGALVRSSYKAHKHIH